The following is a genomic window from Vibrio cyclitrophicus.
ATAAATGCTCAACTCATTTGTGATGTCTAAAACCTAACTATCTATAATTATATTATTAAGATTCAATGGTTTAGAGGTTAATATCTATGCGTTATCTCTATGTCTTATTCTGTACCAATGATTAAACTTAGTGTAAACGTTTACACTTCGTGGTTTTGATCACAGAATTATAGTCAAAATGGCTGCTACTATTTCTGACATACGGTGCTACTGAGCTGAATATCAGTTCGAGTTAGCCCACGAATGACGACAAAGAGAGGTTGATTGTGAAAGTACTGGTTACGGGCGGCATGGGTTACATCGGAAGTCATACATGCATTCAAATGATACAGGCAGGTATGGAGCCGATCATTGTTGATAACCTTTGCAATAGCAAAGAGCTAGTGCTGGAACGAATCGAATCGTTAACTGGCAAGCGACCAACGTTTTATCTTGGCGACATTCGTGACCAATCTTTTCTAGATAGCGTGTTTTCAGAGAATGATATCCAAGCCGTGATTCATTTTGCTGGTCTGAAAGCGGTAGGGGAGTCGGTGGCTAAGCCTTTGGAGTACTACGATAACAACGTAAATGGTTCACTGGTGTTAGCTCGAAGCATGAAAAAAGCAGGCGTGAAAAGCATCGTGTTTAGTTCTTCGGCTACTGTTTACGGTGATCCAGAAGTGGTGCCGATTACTGAAACTTCACCAACTGGCGCGACAACTAACCCTTACGGTCGCAGTAAATACATGGTGGAAGAGTGCTTGAGCGATCTATTCAACGCTGAAAACGACTGGAGCGTGACGTTACTGCGCTACTTTAACCCTGTTGGTGCACATACATCAGGCACCATGGGTGAAGACCCACAAGGTATCCCAAATAATCTGATGCCGTTTATTGCTCAAGTAGCCGTTGGTCGCCGTGAAAAATTGGCTGTTTTTGGAAACGATTACCCAACAGTCGATGGCACAGGCGTTCGTGACTATATTCATGTAATGGATTTAGCGGATGGCCATGTCGCAGCGCTAAAAGTGGTGGGCGAGAAAGCGGGCTTACACATTTACAACCTAGGTACGGGCAAAGGCTCAAGTGTACTCGAGATGGTTGAAGCCTTCGCACAAGCATCGGGCAAGCTAGTTCCTTATGAACTATGCCCACGCCGCGCAGGTGATATTGCCGAATGTTGGGCAAGTACTGAAAAAGCAGAGCGAGAGCTTGGCTGGAAGGCGACGCGCAGCGTGATGGAAATGACGGCGGATACGTGGAATTGGCAGTCGAATAACCCGAATGGCTACTAGCCTTAGCCTGTGTGATTGAAGCTGCCTAGCTGCAACTCCAATTTCATTGGGGAATGCAAAGGTAATAGATGAGAAAAGAGAGATTCCAGATAACTCGTCCCTCTATTCTGGAATGACGAATTTTAAAACTACGATTTCTGAACGTCATTCCCTACAGCGAGGAACGAGCGTGATAGGGAATCTCCTTGTAGAAGAATTATTCATCTTGGTGAATTGACCAAGACACAAAATTTGAGAGCAACCTAAACATGTCAAAAGTTGAATTTAACCCAGTAGACCACCCACATCGTCGTTATAACCCATTAACGGGTCAGTGGATCTTAGTATCACCGCACCGAGCAAAGCGTCCGTGGAGCGGCCAAGATGAAAAGCCATCGACTGCGCAACTTCCAGCGTATGAGAAAGAGTGTTTCTTGTGCCCGACCAATACGCGTATCTCGGGTGACGAAAACCCAGATTATGATGGTACTTACGTATTCAGTAACGATTTCGCGGCGTTGATGCCTGATTCACCTGACGCTCCAGAGTCTGAAAACCCTCTATTCAAGACTCAAGGTGTTCGCGGGTTGAGCCGCGTTATCTGTTTCTCTCCGGACCACAG
Proteins encoded in this region:
- the galE gene encoding UDP-glucose 4-epimerase GalE; translation: MKVLVTGGMGYIGSHTCIQMIQAGMEPIIVDNLCNSKELVLERIESLTGKRPTFYLGDIRDQSFLDSVFSENDIQAVIHFAGLKAVGESVAKPLEYYDNNVNGSLVLARSMKKAGVKSIVFSSSATVYGDPEVVPITETSPTGATTNPYGRSKYMVEECLSDLFNAENDWSVTLLRYFNPVGAHTSGTMGEDPQGIPNNLMPFIAQVAVGRREKLAVFGNDYPTVDGTGVRDYIHVMDLADGHVAALKVVGEKAGLHIYNLGTGKGSSVLEMVEAFAQASGKLVPYELCPRRAGDIAECWASTEKAERELGWKATRSVMEMTADTWNWQSNNPNGY